From the genome of Anopheles moucheti chromosome 3, idAnoMoucSN_F20_07, whole genome shotgun sequence, one region includes:
- the LOC128301805 gene encoding GRIP and coiled-coil domain-containing protein 1: MEKRNHEMNKLKEYESIISSQKEHILRYESRLKDIIVAYKGLAKEKTALEQSLQTLNAEGDGASKISASLKNHEQSDTIQETLAPIEGGQVQKLMQNLATLTAERNRIEEVLKGDRNQLRQQLANKDATIEELTRRIKMLESQSPYDLSSSFASISADRPQNGGKYEDQCLKIRELKKLLDDERNLNEQLELQLGNLKTQFLLNIPDRQVELKKRTEEKISSSTTGSTEKSSSNSIDFKESLHDLQREMNHLKKQYAIAVADEKHRVRLAEESSKRLREIHEERVANFESRIRELSEMVGKYDRLKEQDKAHISQLKSTIANLKTKHVEERNNMPCDNNFDPESIEDGYGARQEPFEIHQTGSFDKTDENRTDINFTSDVVVHDQHLDAQNELENYKWRYEQSMSENQRLKKDLLLCQECVTQLKHKHDLQKQSTAQLESDLQQKLTEQQMACKIESTKHSEALNAMQASFERQIGHLQDSLQKQRERSLAVMDEKDEEIKTLRTSLEIISLSSSASIRQQESNSEVMNNVKSDRDRWNSNNDTSTMFSSFTPLVDEHQHILHYAQEIARKNVEISALRTSKNMSEATLRKLAQEKVMIEESYKDQISQLERDIERLRSNNQLEGSNLEYLKNVVLSFLLTRDTDSKKHMTNAIAAVLKFDESEIQAMNNIKH, translated from the exons ATGGAGAAAAGAAATCATGAAATGAACAAATTGAAAGAATATGAATCCATCATTAGCTCGCAGAAAGAACACATCTTGCGTTATGAAAGTCGATTGAAGG aCATTATCGTAGCATATAAAGGTTTAGCCAAGGAAAAGACTGCCTTAGAGCAATCTTTACAGACACTCAACGCGGAAGGCGATGGTGCAAGCAAAATATCTGCGAGCTTAAAAAACCATGAACAGTCGGACACAATACAAGAAACTTTGGCACCGATCGAAGGAGGACAAGTCCAAAAACTAATGCAAAATCTCGCAACTCTCACTGCTGAACGAAATCGTATCGAAGAAGTATTAAAGGGTGACAGAAACCAGCTTCGGCAACAATTAGCAAACAAGGATGCGACGATAGAGGAATTAACGCGGCGAATCAAAATGCTTGAAAGCCAATCCCCGTATGACTTAAGCAGCTCATTTGCTAGTATTTCTGCCGATCGCCCGCAAAATGGCGGGAAGTACGAGGAtcagtgtttaaaaattagagAGCTAAAGAAACTTTTGGACGATGAACGTAACTTGAACGAACAGCTAGAGTTACAATTAGGTAATCTGAAGACGCAATTTTTGCTCAATATCCCGGACCGGCAGGTTGAGCTAAAGAAACGTACCGAAGAAAAGATTTCAAGTTCCACGACTGGCAGCACTGAGAAGAGTTCAAGCAATTCAATAGATTTTAAAGAATCTTTGCATGATTTGCAACGAGAAATGAATCATCTGAAAAAACAATATGCGATTGCGGTGGCAGATGAAAAGCACCGGGTACGTTTAGCTGAAGAAAGCAGTAAACGTTTGAGAGAAATTCATGAGGAACGTGTGGCAAATTTTGAATCCCGCATACGGGAGCTTAGCGAAATGGTAGGTAAGTATGATCGTTTAAAAGAGCAGGACAAGGCACACATTTCACAATTGAAAAGCACCATAGCTAACCTCAAAACGAAGCACGTAGAGGAACGGAACAACATGCCATGCGATAATAATTTTGATCCTGAATCCATAGAAGATGGATATGGCGCACGCCAAGAGCCGTTCGAAATACATCAAACCGGAAGTTTTGATAAAACTGATGAAAATCGAACTGATATTAATTTTACATCGGACGTGGTTGTCCATGATCAACATTTGGATGCACAAAATGAGCTGGAAAACTATAAATGGCGCTACGAACAGTCAATGAGTGAAAATCAACGACTGAAAAAGGATCTCCTTTTGTGTCAAGAATGTGTGACGCAATTGAAACACAAACATGATTTACAAAAACAATCCACCGCCCAGCTGGAGTCCGATTTACAGCAAAAACTAACAGAACAGCAAATGGCCTGTAAAATTGAGTCAACCAAGCATTCAGAGGCCTTGAATGCAATGCAAGCATCGTTTGAGAGACAAATTGGTCATCTTCAAGATTCATTGCAAAAGCAGCGCGAACGTTCGCTTGCCGTCATGGACGAGAAAGATGAAGAGATCAAAACGCTTCGAACGTCGCTGGAAATTATTTCACTCTCGTCTTCTGCTTCTATTCGCCAACAGGAGTCAAACAGCGAAGTTATGAACAATGTGAAAAGTGATCGCGATCGCTGGAATAGTAACAATGATACTTCTACGATGTTTTCGTCTTTCACTCCGTTAGTTGATGAACATCAACATATTCTTCATTATGCACAAGAAATAGCACGAAAAAATGTAGAAATCAGTGCGCTTCGTACTTCAAAAAACATGTCCGAGGCTACCCTTCGAAAGCTTGCCCAGGAAAAAGTTATGATTGAGGAAAGTTATAAAGACCAAATATCTCAACTGGAAAGAGACATCGAACGATTGCGAAGCAACAACCAACTAGAAGGATCTAATCTGGAGTATTTGAAAAACGTTGTGCTGAGTTTCCTTTTAACGCGTGACACAGACAGTAAGAAACATATGACCAATGCAATAGCAGCAGTTTTAAAGTTTGATGAGAGTGAAATTCAAGCTATGAATAATATCAAACATTGA